Proteins from a single region of Maledivibacter sp.:
- a CDS encoding response regulator transcription factor produces MNILVCDDDKEIVEAIEIYLKNEGYNIFKAHNGLEALEILDNTETHLIIMDIMMPKMDGMKATNKIRETKNIPVIMLSAKSEDMDKIMGLNIGADDYITKPFNPLELTARVKSQLRRYTTLGSFTPLTGVYKTGELIVNDETKAVTVDGELVKLTPLEYKILKLLTENSGKVFSIDEIYENVWNEPAYNPENTVAVHIRRIREKIEINPKQPKYLKVVWGIGYKVENI; encoded by the coding sequence ATGAACATACTTGTATGTGATGATGATAAGGAAATAGTTGAAGCCATAGAGATATATCTAAAGAATGAAGGCTATAACATTTTTAAGGCCCATAATGGATTAGAAGCATTAGAAATATTAGATAATACAGAAACTCATTTAATTATAATGGATATCATGATGCCTAAGATGGATGGTATGAAGGCTACAAATAAAATAAGAGAAACTAAAAATATCCCAGTTATAATGCTTTCTGCTAAATCCGAGGATATGGATAAAATCATGGGGCTAAATATAGGTGCCGATGACTATATTACAAAACCATTTAATCCACTAGAACTCACGGCTCGTGTTAAGTCTCAGCTCAGAAGATATACAACTCTTGGTAGCTTTACCCCTTTGACAGGAGTCTATAAAACCGGTGAACTAATAGTTAATGATGAAACTAAAGCAGTAACTGTGGACGGTGAATTAGTAAAACTGACACCTCTTGAGTATAAAATACTTAAGCTGCTAACAGAAAATTCCGGAAAGGTATTCTCAATAGATGAAATATATGAAAATGTTTGGAATGAACCTGCATATAACCCAGAAAATACAGTTGCCGTTCACATTAGAAGAATAAGAGAAAAAATAGAGATAAATCCAAAGCAACCAAAATATTTAAAGGTGGTGTGGGGAATTGGCTATAAAGTGGAGAATATTTAG
- a CDS encoding L,D-transpeptidase family protein, whose translation MKNKYDLKCIFLYPIMIAILVNISIGTLKIMKNLNTASVFLQQESNSNVISVNRLIKNGNIVKKIREEEELGEIIIDDDPVRNQKERLTFFRTLGLYSIGADVKELNTVLYYLGYGANRNSRVFSVQTERAVKAFQQGYHLRIDGFAGKYTINTLNNILKEKQIRLPDCEPRIQKVLSNDYWIVINKDANLLKLYKGRKLIKKYSVATGKKKDATPEGKFKIKGKTKDPYWGGGRHKDPIEGGTPKNPLGTMWLGLDYGGGRWYGIHGTNNPRSIGKHVSNGCIRMHNRDVEELGRIVSNNTIVFIGNDKQLNRDIYRISNDKGGNH comes from the coding sequence ATGAAAAACAAGTATGATTTGAAATGTATATTTTTATATCCTATAATGATAGCCATTCTTGTAAATATCTCTATAGGTACACTTAAGATAATGAAAAATCTAAATACGGCCTCGGTATTTTTACAGCAAGAAAGTAATAGCAATGTCATTTCTGTTAATAGACTAATTAAAAATGGCAATATAGTAAAAAAAATTAGAGAGGAGGAAGAGCTTGGAGAGATAATCATAGATGATGATCCCGTAAGGAATCAAAAAGAAAGATTGACTTTTTTTCGAACATTAGGTCTTTATAGTATTGGTGCCGACGTTAAGGAATTGAACACAGTATTATATTATTTAGGCTATGGAGCTAATAGGAATTCTCGAGTCTTTAGCGTACAAACAGAAAGAGCAGTTAAAGCCTTTCAGCAAGGATATCATCTGAGGATTGACGGATTTGCGGGTAAGTATACAATTAATACTTTGAATAATATACTAAAGGAGAAGCAAATAAGACTACCTGATTGCGAGCCCAGAATACAAAAAGTTCTATCAAATGATTATTGGATAGTTATTAATAAGGATGCCAATTTATTAAAGCTTTATAAGGGAAGAAAACTTATCAAAAAATATTCTGTAGCTACGGGAAAAAAGAAAGACGCTACTCCAGAGGGAAAGTTTAAAATAAAGGGGAAAACTAAGGATCCATATTGGGGTGGAGGAAGACATAAAGATCCTATAGAAGGAGGGACTCCTAAAAATCCTTTAGGGACAATGTGGTTAGGACTAGATTATGGAGGCGGTAGATGGTACGGTATTCATGGAACCAATAATCCTAGAAGCATAGGCAAGCATGTATCAAATGGTTGTATTAGAATGCATAATAGGGATGTTGAAGAACTTGGTAGAATTGTTTCAAATAATACCATAGTATTTATTGGAAATGATAAACAACTGAATAGAGATATATATAGGATTTCAAATGACAAAGGTGGGAATCATTAA
- a CDS encoding PspC domain-containing protein encodes MSKKLYRSRNDKVLAGVCAGLADYFGIDTSIVRILWFIFTLMGGSGIVAYIICAIVFPEESAYNSGPSDDEYVVGAKNYNKYEEYYEQEKGDNDKNRVLIGGILIGLGALFLLRRYVYWFDFGNLWPVALIILGVFIILRKREGN; translated from the coding sequence ATGTCAAAGAAATTATATCGTTCAAGAAATGATAAAGTCCTTGCAGGAGTATGTGCTGGGCTTGCTGATTATTTTGGAATTGATACATCCATTGTGAGGATACTATGGTTTATATTTACCCTCATGGGTGGATCCGGAATAGTTGCTTATATAATATGTGCTATAGTGTTTCCTGAAGAATCAGCATATAATAGTGGACCTAGTGATGATGAATATGTGGTTGGAGCAAAAAACTATAATAAGTATGAGGAGTATTATGAACAGGAAAAAGGAGATAATGATAAGAATAGGGTACTTATAGGAGGTATTCTTATTGGTTTAGGAGCGCTGTTCTTGCTGAGAAGATATGTTTATTGGTTTGATTTTGGTAATCTATGGCCGGTTGCTTTAATTATACTTGGAGTATTTATTATACTTAGAAAAAGGGAGGGAAATTAG
- a CDS encoding cell wall-active antibiotics response protein, with amino-acid sequence MKGKSSKGGLILICIGVFWLLSSFGVINWSLFDVMFKLWPLMLIVIGINMVSRSKNYIKYITWGIFIVTVILFGFYGEYGYKNDASFNIDSNFVQENIPETTAGKLRLQLGGGNLRINSIADKLIIAKVPDSKVKKDIKFIGSDKSKVDINIEQKTDIINLNKKKTYDYGFDLNSNVLWDIDIDTGAINGTLDFSDLKVSKLDIDMGVSNLKLIFGDNQSNTKVDIDGGISNLDMTIPENVGVRVDFDGGIKNTNIGGLGWRKTGDYYVSPNYDEAEKKLELDVDIGIGKFYVKTK; translated from the coding sequence TTGAAGGGTAAATCAAGTAAAGGTGGTTTAATATTAATCTGTATAGGTGTCTTTTGGCTGCTGAGTAGCTTTGGAGTTATTAACTGGTCCCTTTTTGATGTGATGTTTAAACTATGGCCATTGATGCTCATAGTAATAGGTATAAATATGGTATCTAGGTCTAAAAATTATATTAAGTATATAACATGGGGTATATTCATAGTAACGGTAATTTTATTTGGCTTTTATGGCGAATATGGATATAAAAATGATGCAAGTTTTAATATAGATTCAAATTTTGTCCAAGAAAACATTCCAGAAACTACTGCCGGGAAACTAAGGCTCCAATTAGGGGGAGGAAATCTAAGAATAAATTCAATAGCTGATAAGCTTATAATAGCAAAAGTACCTGATTCAAAGGTGAAAAAAGATATTAAATTTATTGGTAGTGACAAGTCTAAAGTAGATATAAATATTGAACAGAAAACGGATATTATCAATTTAAATAAAAAGAAAACCTATGATTATGGTTTTGATTTAAATAGTAATGTTTTATGGGATATAGATATAGATACAGGTGCCATAAATGGTACCCTAGATTTTAGCGATTTAAAGGTATCAAAGCTGGATATAGATATGGGAGTATCAAATCTTAAATTAATATTTGGAGATAACCAAAGTAATACAAAGGTTGACATTGATGGTGGAATATCAAATCTAGATATGACTATACCAGAGAATGTGGGAGTACGAGTTGATTTTGATGGAGGCATAAAAAATACTAATATTGGGGGATTAGGCTGGAGAAAAACAGGAGATTATTATGTATCCCCAAATTATGATGAAGCTGAAAAGAAGCTTGAACTTGATGTGGATATAGGAATTGGAAAATTTTACGTTAAAACAAAGTAA
- the speE gene encoding polyamine aminopropyltransferase, with protein sequence MEDFFKQINGETWLVEDERDNMKLYYRLKDIISSKKSPFQQVNIVDSYDFGRCLVLDGVIQTTELDGYIYNEMIAHIPVVTHEDPKNVLVIGGGDCGVVNELIKYRSINSIDMAEIDELVVKECIEHLPSISGDCAKDKRVNFVFDDGIKFIKDKNKTYDIAIVDSSDPVGPAEILFSEDFYVNLKNSLKDDGIMVCQSQSPIFHRDVLKKTRDILKKHFPIVRTYKAVVPSYPGGMWSFTLASFKDDPLNADKDKLAKDTKYINSEVLRSCFSLPKFMQENFK encoded by the coding sequence ATGGAAGATTTTTTTAAACAAATTAATGGAGAAACTTGGTTGGTAGAGGATGAAAGAGATAATATGAAATTGTATTATAGACTCAAGGATATAATTTCTTCAAAAAAATCTCCTTTCCAGCAGGTAAATATAGTTGATTCCTATGATTTTGGTCGTTGCTTAGTTTTAGATGGCGTTATTCAGACCACGGAATTGGATGGATACATATATAATGAGATGATTGCACATATTCCCGTAGTTACCCATGAAGATCCTAAGAATGTATTAGTAATAGGTGGAGGAGATTGCGGAGTAGTTAATGAGTTAATCAAGTATAGAAGCATTAATAGTATAGATATGGCCGAAATAGATGAGTTAGTAGTTAAAGAATGTATTGAACATCTACCTTCTATTTCCGGTGATTGTGCAAAGGATAAAAGGGTTAATTTTGTATTTGATGATGGAATCAAATTTATCAAAGATAAAAATAAAACCTATGACATAGCAATAGTAGATTCTTCAGATCCCGTTGGGCCAGCCGAGATTCTTTTTTCAGAAGATTTTTATGTTAACTTGAAAAATTCTCTAAAGGATGATGGCATAATGGTATGTCAGAGTCAATCTCCGATTTTTCATAGGGATGTATTAAAAAAGACTAGGGATATTTTGAAAAAGCATTTTCCCATAGTAAGAACTTATAAGGCAGTTGTACCAAGTTATCCAGGGGGTATGTGGAGTTTTACCCTTGCATCATTTAAGGATGATCCATTAAATGCAGATAAGGATAAACTTGCTAAAGATACCAAATATATAAATTCTGAAGTGCTTAGGTCTTGTTTTAGTCTTCCAAAATTTATGCAGGAAAATTTTAAATAG